A window from Ignavibacteriota bacterium encodes these proteins:
- the rplQ gene encoding 50S ribosomal protein L17, with amino-acid sequence MRHRVKGRKLGRTASHRTATLRALAIALIKHKKITTTVAKAKQLRLFFEPMVTKAKEDTVHARRLVARDINDKDIIKELFTEVAKKIGDRPGGYTRIVKLGNRLGDAAEMAIIELVDYNDINSNKTKTPKKKTEAKEKTKVETKPIPQNVEEATAEVVEEKVTEKTIGADDLTKIEGIGPKISELLVDAGITTFAQLAETEVVKLREILYEAGSKFKSHDPETWPAQSQLAADGKWDELKKLQDELIGGKAK; translated from the coding sequence ATGAGACATAGAGTTAAAGGTAGAAAATTAGGAAGAACGGCTTCCCATAGAACTGCAACACTGCGTGCTTTGGCAATTGCTTTAATAAAGCACAAAAAAATTACAACAACCGTTGCAAAAGCCAAGCAGTTGAGATTGTTTTTTGAACCAATGGTTACCAAAGCAAAAGAAGATACTGTTCATGCAAGAAGACTTGTTGCTCGCGATATTAATGATAAAGATATCATAAAAGAATTATTTACCGAAGTTGCAAAAAAAATTGGGGATAGACCAGGCGGATATACTCGAATTGTGAAATTAGGAAACAGACTTGGCGATGCCGCTGAAATGGCAATAATTGAATTAGTTGATTACAATGATATTAATTCAAACAAAACAAAAACTCCCAAAAAGAAAACAGAAGCAAAAGAAAAAACAAAAGTTGAAACTAAACCAATTCCTCAAAATGTAGAAGAAGCAACCGCAGAAGTTGTTGAAGAAAAAGTTACAGAAAAAACAATTGGTGCTGATGATTTAACAAAAATAGAAGGAATTGGACCTAAAATTTCTGAATTACTTGTGGATGCCGGAATTACTACATTTGCTCAACTTGCTGAAACTGAAGTTGTAAAATTGAGAGAAATTCTTTATGAAGCTGGAAGTAAATTCAAGTCTCATGATCCAGAAACATGGCCAGCACAATCTCAGTTAGCTGCTGATGGAAAATGGGATGAATTAAAGAAATTACAAGATGAATTAATTGGCGGAAAAGCCAAATAA
- a CDS encoding YihA family ribosome biogenesis GTP-binding protein → MLDIKFTKSVFEIKNLPSEPIAEVVLCGRSNVGKSTFINSLSKQKNVAKTSSTPGKTRSVNYYLTENKFYFVDLPGYGYAKISIAEKVKWQKLINEYLTKSKNISLAFHLIDSRHKPTDLDILLNNLLIESEIPYVILLSKVDKLNQSEKAKSIKMIKEVFPELNLEDNLFLYSSLKNIGKKEVEIRLSKLFL, encoded by the coding sequence ATGCTTGATATAAAATTCACAAAATCAGTTTTCGAAATTAAAAATTTACCAAGTGAACCTATTGCTGAAGTAGTTCTCTGCGGTCGTTCAAATGTTGGTAAATCTACGTTTATTAATTCTTTATCAAAGCAAAAAAATGTTGCAAAAACAAGCTCCACTCCCGGAAAAACAAGATCAGTAAATTATTATTTAACGGAAAACAAATTTTATTTTGTTGATTTACCCGGATATGGTTATGCAAAAATTTCTATTGCAGAAAAAGTAAAATGGCAGAAATTAATAAATGAATATTTGACTAAAAGTAAAAATATTTCATTAGCATTTCATTTAATTGATAGCAGACATAAACCAACGGATTTGGATATTTTGTTAAATAACTTATTGATTGAAAGCGAAATTCCATATGTAATTCTGTTATCAAAAGTTGATAAATTAAATCAATCAGAAAAAGCCAAATCCATAAAAATGATAAAAGAAGTTTTCCCGGAATTAAATTTGGAAGACAATCTCTTTTTATATTCATCATTAAAAAATATAGGTAAGAAAGAAGTTGAAATAAGATTATCTAAATTATTCCTTTAA
- a CDS encoding GAF domain-containing protein, producing MFSSRNKKRILIFSIIPLLAIIPIISEDIIIKSISAGILVIYVAFIIFLRDSVRMRDILSEDDNYPINEDENDEKFSNPSYDADLGEDVKIITKKSSNSIITEHNYKPVLNSGLKHLVSSDELKEQFGKIITEELPADINSDEQFLFVLEKILNVIKDAYLANTVIFFWFNETRQELTLQKYFSNSPEAITKKNFPLEDDIISKIVHNEEPVHLTEISPNAEMDVIRYYDNPQGIKSLVGVPLFFAKTLTGVLVVDSKAPDAFGIETVYSLGRFVRIIAIIISLFDEKFSGSTAENRLETLLSILKTEKKFDNDKDIIETIDTTIKNLLHYDAFSFVYFEPTKQKFLVTKVDNKTSLKYIGENLEIELEGTLVGKAVLSGMPVNIEDTAANQFIRFVKNEDVGLGGSFLALPLVYDNQNFGVLCFESLKKKIYSNSDIKFMRNAVKIFSFFVYTYSTHTILKNLLSVDVETRAMTYNSFLQHVEADLIKAREFDAPSSLALIQIDEFLEERSLFETDPFPKVLASINEAIRSEISPLNLVGRLGEKLFGVFFFNASTKDVFLWAEKLRIKIARKPISVVSKQTTFTVSIGVAAAHKKTEVEEVLKNAELALNKAIQKGGNTVKSIN from the coding sequence ATGTTTAGTTCAAGAAATAAGAAAAGAATATTAATTTTTTCAATAATTCCGCTTTTAGCAATTATTCCAATAATTTCTGAAGATATTATTATAAAATCTATTTCTGCTGGGATTTTAGTTATTTATGTTGCATTTATAATTTTTCTTCGTGATTCGGTTAGAATGAGAGATATTCTTTCTGAAGATGATAACTATCCCATTAACGAAGATGAAAATGACGAAAAATTTTCAAACCCTTCTTACGATGCAGATCTTGGCGAAGATGTAAAAATCATTACAAAAAAATCTTCAAATTCAATTATCACAGAACATAATTATAAACCCGTTCTTAATTCCGGATTAAAACATTTGGTCAGCTCGGATGAGTTAAAAGAGCAATTTGGTAAAATTATTACAGAAGAACTTCCAGCAGATATAAATAGCGATGAACAATTTTTATTTGTACTTGAAAAAATACTAAATGTAATAAAAGATGCATATTTAGCAAATACGGTAATCTTCTTTTGGTTTAATGAAACAAGGCAAGAATTAACACTTCAGAAATATTTTAGTAATTCACCGGAAGCAATTACTAAGAAGAATTTTCCTTTGGAAGATGATATAATAAGTAAAATAGTTCACAATGAAGAACCTGTTCATCTTACTGAAATTTCTCCGAATGCAGAAATGGATGTAATTAGATATTATGATAATCCTCAAGGAATAAAAAGTCTTGTTGGTGTGCCGCTATTTTTTGCAAAAACTTTAACCGGTGTTTTAGTTGTTGATTCAAAAGCTCCCGATGCATTTGGGATTGAAACCGTTTATTCGCTTGGCAGATTTGTTAGAATAATTGCAATTATAATTTCATTGTTTGATGAAAAGTTTTCCGGCTCAACCGCAGAAAATAGATTGGAAACTCTTTTAAGTATTCTTAAAACTGAAAAGAAATTTGACAATGATAAAGACATAATTGAAACGATAGATACAACCATAAAAAATTTACTTCATTATGATGCTTTCAGTTTTGTTTATTTTGAACCGACCAAACAAAAATTTTTAGTAACAAAAGTTGATAATAAAACTTCATTAAAATATATTGGCGAAAATTTAGAAATTGAACTTGAAGGAACATTAGTCGGGAAAGCTGTATTAAGTGGAATGCCAGTAAATATTGAGGATACGGCTGCTAATCAATTTATAAGATTTGTAAAAAATGAAGATGTTGGTTTAGGCGGATCTTTTTTAGCGTTGCCTTTAGTTTATGATAATCAAAATTTTGGTGTTTTATGTTTTGAAAGTTTAAAGAAAAAAATCTACTCAAATTCAGATATCAAATTTATGCGCAACGCAGTAAAGATATTTTCATTTTTTGTTTATACTTATTCTACTCATACAATTTTGAAAAATCTATTGAGTGTTGATGTTGAAACTAGAGCAATGACTTATAATTCATTTCTACAGCATGTTGAAGCTGATTTAATTAAAGCGAGAGAATTTGATGCGCCAAGTTCATTAGCATTAATTCAAATTGATGAATTTTTAGAAGAGCGCTCACTATTTGAAACCGATCCATTCCCAAAAGTTTTAGCTTCAATAAATGAAGCAATAAGATCTGAAATTAGTCCCTTAAATTTAGTTGGAAGATTAGGCGAAAAATTATTCGGCGTATTTTTCTTTAATGCATCAACAAAAGATGTATTTCTTTGGGCAGAAAAATTACGAATCAAAATTGCGCGAAAGCCAATATCTGTAGTATCAAAACAAACAACATTTACAGTTTCAATTGGAGTTGCTGCGGCTCATAAAAAAACTGAAGTGGAAGAAGTTTTAAAAAATGCTGAACTTGCATTAAACAAAGCAATTCAAAAAGGCGGCAATACCGTAAAAAGTATAAACTGA